In one window of Microbacterium natoriense DNA:
- a CDS encoding GntR family transcriptional regulator — MTLAADRISASDRAYADLLDGIQSGLLPAGFVLGEVEQAARLGVSRTPMREALRRLAADGLVVQQSPRVTVVADLDAEDIRALFEIRRALEETSARLAAARGDAALFRNLAEEFAHVDLTAVEGRDAYYALIARFDAALDAAVANDYIASALRTVRTHLVRVRRMARDKPARLEASAAEHRTIAQALADRDGELAAHATHVHLHNALTGILETLNEGQK, encoded by the coding sequence ATGACCCTCGCCGCCGATCGCATCAGCGCGAGCGATCGCGCCTACGCGGATCTGCTGGACGGCATCCAATCGGGATTGCTCCCCGCAGGCTTCGTGCTGGGCGAGGTTGAACAGGCCGCGCGGCTCGGGGTCAGCCGGACGCCCATGCGCGAGGCGCTGCGCCGCCTCGCTGCCGACGGCCTCGTCGTGCAGCAGTCGCCCCGGGTCACGGTCGTGGCGGACCTTGATGCCGAAGACATCCGCGCGCTGTTCGAGATCCGCCGCGCGCTCGAGGAGACCTCGGCCCGGCTGGCCGCGGCCCGAGGCGACGCCGCGCTGTTCCGGAACCTCGCCGAAGAATTCGCACACGTCGATCTCACGGCCGTCGAGGGGCGAGACGCCTACTACGCCCTGATCGCCCGTTTCGACGCGGCCCTCGATGCGGCGGTGGCCAACGACTACATCGCCTCGGCCCTGCGCACCGTGCGCACGCACCTCGTGAGAGTGCGGCGCATGGCTCGCGACAAGCCCGCCCGGCTCGAAGCATCCGCCGCCGAGCACCGCACGATCGCCCAAGCCCTCGCCGATCGCGACGGCGAGCTGGCCGCCCATGCCACGCACGTGCACCTGCACAACGCGCTCACCGGCATCCTCGAAACCCTGAACGAAGGACAGAAATGA
- a CDS encoding CGNR zinc finger domain-containing protein, translated as MIFTNDTEDALRSAVWLVNTAEAPDTLTDAADEAEFLEEFPFTGRVDRDAVELDALRRIRSQLRAMLIAPRDEMAKAVNEALASVTLTPRLTRHGDMDWHLHAVADDRPLSERVLIETAMALVDVIRTDEGSRISVCDDDSCEALALDLSRNRSKRYCSTTCANRNAVAAYRARRAS; from the coding sequence ATGATCTTCACCAATGACACGGAAGACGCGCTCCGCTCGGCCGTCTGGCTGGTGAACACCGCGGAAGCGCCGGACACGCTGACGGACGCCGCAGACGAGGCCGAATTCCTCGAGGAGTTCCCGTTCACCGGGCGCGTGGATCGGGATGCCGTCGAGCTCGACGCGCTGCGCCGCATCCGCTCGCAACTGCGTGCCATGCTCATCGCGCCGCGCGACGAGATGGCCAAGGCCGTCAACGAGGCCCTCGCGTCGGTGACGCTGACGCCGCGGTTGACCAGGCACGGCGACATGGACTGGCACCTGCACGCGGTCGCCGACGACCGCCCTCTCTCCGAGCGCGTGCTGATCGAGACGGCCATGGCCCTCGTCGACGTCATCCGCACCGACGAGGGCTCACGCATCTCCGTGTGCGACGACGACTCCTGCGAGGCCCTCGCCCTCGACCTCTCACGCAATCGCTCGAAGCGCTACTGCTCGACGACCTGCGCCAACCGCAACGCCGTCGCCGCCTACAGGGCGCGGCGTGCCTCCTGA
- a CDS encoding fumarylacetoacetate hydrolase family protein, translating to MKFARLGEPGAEIPVLVEGDRHLDLRPVTSDLHGDFLASDFRSRVAAARAADELPEVADAAAMRIGAPIARPSAVICIGQNYAAHARESGAEPPTVPILFLKTPNTVVGPNDAVTIPRGSEKTDWEVELGIVIGARAAYLDSPSEADAHIAGYVVANDVSERSFQMEVSGGQWSKGKIAPGFNPTGPWLVTPDDVDAADLRLRSWVNGEPRQDSNTNDMIFDVREIVHHLSQYVTLEPGDLILTGTPQGVAFGGKFPYLTAGDVVDIEIEGLGHQRQEFVAWKEQQ from the coding sequence ATGAAGTTCGCACGATTGGGAGAACCAGGGGCCGAGATCCCCGTACTCGTCGAGGGAGATCGTCACCTCGACCTGCGGCCGGTGACATCCGACCTCCACGGCGATTTCCTCGCATCCGATTTCCGCTCCCGCGTCGCCGCGGCTCGCGCGGCTGACGAGCTCCCCGAGGTGGCGGACGCCGCGGCGATGCGCATCGGCGCTCCGATCGCACGCCCGAGCGCGGTGATCTGCATCGGGCAGAACTACGCCGCTCACGCCCGCGAGTCGGGGGCGGAACCGCCCACAGTGCCGATCTTGTTCCTGAAGACTCCCAACACGGTCGTCGGCCCGAACGACGCCGTGACGATCCCGCGCGGCAGCGAGAAGACCGACTGGGAGGTCGAGCTCGGCATCGTGATCGGCGCTCGCGCGGCGTACCTCGATTCGCCGTCGGAGGCCGACGCACACATCGCGGGATACGTCGTCGCCAACGACGTGTCCGAACGCTCCTTCCAGATGGAGGTCTCTGGCGGGCAGTGGTCCAAGGGCAAGATCGCGCCGGGCTTCAACCCGACCGGCCCGTGGCTCGTCACCCCCGATGACGTCGACGCCGCCGATCTGCGCCTGCGCAGCTGGGTCAACGGCGAGCCCCGCCAGGACTCGAACACGAACGACATGATCTTCGACGTGCGCGAGATCGTGCACCATCTGTCGCAGTACGTGACCCTCGAGCCCGGCGACCTCATCCTCACCGGCACTCCGCAGGGCGTCGCCTTCGGCGGGAAGTTCCCGTACCTGACGGCCGGAGACGTCGTCGACATCGAGATCGAAGGACTCGGCCATCAGCGGCAGGAGTTCGTGGCGTGGAAGGAGCAGCAGTGA
- a CDS encoding ABC transporter ATP-binding protein: MDTVIRTSDLTKHYGRVHALDGLDLSVTAGQVHGFLGPNGAGKTTTIRILLGLARKTSGDVEVLGRDPWRDATDLHRRIAYVPGDVSVWPNLSGGEAIDLLSRLRGASTKSADYRASRARLEAAFQFDPRKKGRAYSKGNRQKVALIAAFAVPADLYILDEPTSGLDPLMEVVFRQEIARVKDAGATVLLSSHILSEVELLCDRVSIIRAGRVVESGTLPELRHLTRTEVSFAAADVSATDGIAAAHDPTFTEGRARFTVDSDAMASVLPILAQRQVTGLRIEPPSLEELFLRHYGDESAS; encoded by the coding sequence ATGGACACAGTGATCCGCACGAGCGATCTCACCAAGCACTACGGCCGCGTGCACGCTCTCGACGGCCTCGATCTCTCCGTCACAGCGGGTCAGGTGCACGGCTTCCTCGGCCCGAACGGCGCCGGAAAGACGACCACGATCCGCATCCTCCTCGGTCTCGCACGCAAGACCTCGGGCGACGTCGAGGTGCTCGGGCGAGACCCCTGGAGGGACGCGACCGACCTGCACCGCCGCATCGCCTATGTTCCGGGTGACGTCAGCGTCTGGCCCAACCTCTCCGGCGGAGAGGCGATCGACCTGCTGTCGCGCCTGCGCGGGGCATCGACGAAGAGCGCCGACTACCGGGCGAGCCGCGCACGGCTCGAGGCGGCGTTCCAGTTCGATCCGCGCAAGAAGGGCAGAGCCTATTCGAAGGGCAACCGGCAGAAGGTCGCCCTCATCGCCGCGTTCGCGGTGCCGGCCGACCTCTACATCCTCGACGAGCCGACCAGCGGGCTCGATCCGCTGATGGAGGTGGTGTTCCGACAGGAGATCGCACGGGTGAAGGATGCCGGCGCCACGGTGCTGCTTTCGAGCCACATCCTGTCGGAGGTCGAGCTGCTGTGCGACCGGGTCTCGATCATCCGTGCCGGCCGCGTCGTCGAGTCCGGCACGCTGCCGGAACTGCGACACCTCACCCGCACCGAGGTGTCGTTCGCAGCAGCCGACGTCTCGGCCACCGACGGGATCGCTGCGGCCCATGATCCGACGTTCACCGAGGGGCGCGCGCGGTTCACGGTCGACAGCGACGCCATGGCATCCGTCCTCCCGATCCTCGCCCAGCGCCAGGTGACCGGCTTGCGCATCGAGCCGCCCTCTCTCGAGGAGCTGTTCCTGCGCCACTACGGCGACGAGAGCGCATCATGA
- a CDS encoding EamA family transporter — protein MTTLADDSIRIASRPGVSRGMLVALGAAVSFGMSGVFARGLIDAGWSPGAAVTVRMWVAALVLLVPTLLALRGKWRIVRRNAVMVLVYGVLAVTLAQLCYFQAVAVMDVGIALLIEYTAPIAVVLWLWIRRGEKPTRRSLLGAAVAFVGLVLMLDILTGAQVNLGGILFALGAMIGAATYFVLSGRADTGLPPIALAGLGLLIGAVGLAIAALIGVLPFEWTTADVEYSVGSVPWFVPVLAMGLIATALAYILGIASTRMLGSRLSSFVALSEVVAAMVFSALMLGQIPGPVQAIGGALVLAGVVVVKLGEADAGAPSLVVEAVPVERSGPVDR, from the coding sequence ATGACCACACTTGCCGATGACAGCATTCGAATCGCGTCGCGCCCGGGCGTCAGCCGCGGGATGCTGGTGGCGCTCGGCGCGGCCGTGTCGTTCGGCATGTCGGGCGTCTTCGCCCGCGGGCTCATCGATGCAGGCTGGAGCCCCGGCGCGGCTGTCACGGTGCGGATGTGGGTGGCGGCGCTCGTGCTCCTCGTGCCGACCCTTCTCGCGCTGCGGGGAAAGTGGCGGATCGTGCGCCGCAACGCCGTCATGGTCCTCGTCTACGGAGTGCTCGCGGTGACGCTCGCGCAGCTCTGCTACTTCCAGGCGGTCGCCGTCATGGACGTAGGCATCGCCCTGCTCATCGAGTACACCGCCCCCATCGCCGTCGTGCTCTGGCTGTGGATCCGGCGCGGCGAGAAGCCGACCAGGCGCAGCCTGCTCGGCGCGGCCGTCGCCTTCGTAGGTCTCGTGCTGATGCTCGACATCCTCACCGGCGCGCAGGTGAATCTGGGCGGCATCCTGTTCGCGCTCGGTGCGATGATCGGGGCGGCGACCTACTTCGTGCTCTCGGGCAGAGCCGACACCGGGCTGCCGCCGATCGCGCTCGCGGGCCTCGGCCTGCTGATCGGAGCGGTGGGCCTCGCGATCGCCGCACTGATCGGGGTGCTCCCGTTCGAGTGGACCACCGCCGACGTCGAGTACAGCGTCGGGAGCGTGCCGTGGTTCGTGCCGGTGCTCGCGATGGGGCTGATCGCGACGGCGCTCGCATACATCCTCGGCATCGCGTCGACGCGGATGCTCGGCTCCCGCCTGTCGTCGTTCGTCGCCCTCTCCGAGGTGGTCGCCGCGATGGTGTTCAGCGCTCTGATGCTGGGTCAGATCCCCGGACCCGTGCAGGCGATCGGAGGCGCGCTCGTGCTCGCGGGAGTCGTCGTCGTGAAGCTCGGCGAAGCGGATGCCGGTGCACCCTCGCTCGTCGTCGAAGCGGTGCCCGTCGAGCGGAGTGGGCCTGTCGACCGCTGA
- a CDS encoding enolase C-terminal domain-like protein, whose amino-acid sequence MSRIVALDTTDIRFPTSLSLDGSDAMNPDPDYSAAYAVVRTDVDDAGHAFVFTIGRGNDVQVAAIDALAGHLVGREIEPLLDDMGGTFRELIRDSQLRWLGPEKGVMHMAIGAVINALWDIKAKRAGLPLWQLLARMTPEEIVGLVDFRYLGNALTRDDALAILRDAVPGRAEREQQLFATGYPGYTTSPGWLGYSDEKLERLAREAMAAGFTQIKLKVGADLHDDIRRFRKAREVCGPDFPIAIDANQRWEVAEAIEWVNALAEFRPAWVEEPTSPDDILGHAEIARGVAPIRVATGEHAQNRMIFKQLLQANAIEVMQIDAVRVAGVNENIANLLLAAKFGVPVCPHAGGVGLCEAVQHLSMFDFVAVSGSREGRMIEYVDHLHEHFVTPTAIRGGSYMPPSASGSGMEMKADSIAEYTWKGQHVFV is encoded by the coding sequence GTGAGCCGCATCGTCGCCCTCGACACCACCGACATCCGCTTCCCGACATCGCTGAGCCTCGACGGCTCCGACGCCATGAACCCCGACCCCGACTACTCGGCGGCCTACGCGGTCGTCAGGACCGACGTCGACGACGCCGGTCACGCCTTCGTCTTCACGATCGGACGTGGGAACGACGTGCAGGTCGCGGCGATCGACGCTCTGGCCGGCCACCTCGTCGGGCGTGAGATCGAGCCGCTGCTCGACGACATGGGCGGCACGTTCCGCGAGCTCATCCGCGACTCGCAGCTGCGCTGGTTGGGCCCGGAGAAGGGCGTCATGCACATGGCCATCGGCGCCGTCATCAACGCGCTGTGGGACATCAAGGCCAAGCGCGCGGGGCTCCCGCTCTGGCAGCTGCTGGCTCGTATGACGCCCGAGGAGATCGTCGGTCTCGTCGACTTCCGCTATCTCGGCAACGCGCTCACGCGCGATGACGCCCTCGCCATCCTGCGCGACGCCGTGCCAGGACGGGCGGAGCGAGAGCAGCAGCTGTTCGCCACCGGTTATCCCGGGTACACCACCAGCCCGGGGTGGCTCGGCTACTCCGATGAGAAGCTGGAGCGCCTCGCGCGCGAGGCGATGGCCGCGGGCTTCACCCAGATCAAGCTCAAGGTCGGCGCCGACCTGCACGACGACATCCGGCGCTTCCGCAAGGCCCGCGAGGTATGCGGACCCGACTTCCCGATCGCGATCGACGCGAACCAGCGTTGGGAGGTCGCCGAGGCGATCGAGTGGGTGAACGCGCTCGCCGAGTTCCGCCCCGCCTGGGTCGAAGAGCCCACGAGTCCCGATGACATCCTCGGGCATGCGGAGATCGCGCGCGGCGTCGCTCCGATCCGGGTGGCCACCGGAGAGCACGCGCAGAACAGGATGATCTTCAAGCAACTGCTGCAGGCGAACGCGATCGAGGTGATGCAGATCGACGCCGTGCGCGTGGCCGGCGTCAACGAGAACATTGCCAACCTGCTGCTCGCCGCGAAATTCGGGGTGCCGGTGTGCCCGCACGCGGGCGGGGTCGGACTCTGCGAGGCTGTGCAGCACCTGTCGATGTTCGATTTCGTCGCGGTGAGCGGCAGCCGCGAGGGGCGCATGATCGAGTACGTGGATCACCTGCACGAGCACTTCGTCACCCCGACCGCGATCCGCGGCGGCTCGTACATGCCGCCGTCCGCCTCGGGAAGCGGCATGGAGATGAAGGCGGACAGCATCGCCGAGTACACGTGGAAGGGGCAGCATGTCTTCGTCTGA
- a CDS encoding GbsR/MarR family transcriptional regulator, producing the protein MEHRGTEAAEQAAAMITAAGMPRMPARVLMALVAAPAGGYTAAELAERLEVSPAAVSGAVRYLQDAHFARRLPSAGHRRDRYDLVADSFHSVVIGNLPVYTRMADYVEKIAAETGEEPAAAERAAQMAGFLRFMAERMPQLVDEWIAQRDANPA; encoded by the coding sequence ATGGAACACCGAGGAACCGAAGCCGCAGAGCAGGCCGCCGCGATGATCACGGCGGCCGGCATGCCGAGGATGCCCGCGCGCGTGCTGATGGCGCTGGTCGCCGCCCCCGCCGGCGGATACACGGCGGCCGAGCTCGCCGAGCGCCTCGAGGTGAGCCCCGCCGCGGTGTCGGGCGCGGTTCGCTACCTGCAGGACGCGCATTTCGCACGGCGTCTGCCCAGCGCCGGCCATCGCCGGGACCGCTACGACCTGGTCGCCGACTCGTTCCACTCCGTCGTGATCGGCAACCTGCCGGTGTACACCCGCATGGCCGACTACGTCGAGAAGATCGCAGCGGAGACCGGCGAAGAGCCGGCCGCCGCCGAGCGCGCCGCCCAGATGGCGGGCTTCCTGCGGTTCATGGCCGAGCGGATGCCGCAGCTCGTCGACGAGTGGATCGCTCAGCGCGACGCGAACCCCGCGTAG
- a CDS encoding SDR family NAD(P)-dependent oxidoreductase, which translates to MSAGLDGLVAIVTGGASGIGAAIARRLQADGARIAVLDRDISGADARFAAFTADVSDRASVDAAVAAVAERFGRIDIVVNNAGVGAQGDISANDDDEWARVLSINVTGIARVTSAALPWLRRSPAASVCNTASIASTTGLPQRALYSASKGAVSALTRAMATDHLREGIRVNAVNPGTADTPWVGRLLDAASDPAAERAALEARQPHGRLVSPDEVAAAVAYLVSPAAGSTTGTFIEVDGGMAQLRLRPE; encoded by the coding sequence GTGAGCGCAGGACTCGACGGGCTCGTCGCGATCGTCACCGGTGGAGCATCCGGCATCGGCGCCGCCATCGCGCGTCGCCTGCAAGCCGACGGTGCGCGGATCGCGGTTCTCGACCGCGACATCTCGGGGGCGGATGCCAGGTTCGCAGCGTTCACCGCCGACGTCTCGGACCGCGCCTCGGTCGACGCCGCGGTCGCGGCCGTCGCCGAGCGGTTCGGACGCATCGACATCGTCGTGAACAACGCCGGCGTCGGCGCGCAGGGCGACATCTCCGCGAACGACGACGACGAGTGGGCGCGCGTGCTGTCGATCAATGTCACCGGCATCGCGCGGGTGACCTCCGCAGCGCTCCCCTGGCTGCGGCGGTCACCCGCGGCATCCGTCTGCAACACGGCGTCCATCGCGTCGACCACCGGCCTCCCCCAGCGCGCGCTGTACTCGGCGTCGAAGGGCGCGGTCTCGGCCCTGACGCGCGCGATGGCGACCGACCACTTGCGCGAAGGCATCCGGGTGAACGCGGTCAACCCCGGCACCGCAGACACTCCCTGGGTCGGACGCCTGCTGGATGCAGCATCCGACCCCGCAGCCGAGCGCGCCGCCCTCGAGGCCCGGCAGCCGCACGGGCGTCTGGTCAGCCCCGACGAGGTCGCCGCCGCTGTGGCCTACCTCGTCTCCCCTGCCGCAGGTTCCACGACCGGAACCTTCATCGAGGTCGACGGCGGTATGGCGCAGCTGCGTCTGCGCCCCGAGTAG
- a CDS encoding VOC family protein, which yields MAHGDITHIDIPVSDMKAATEFYSSLFGWQIAEMPGFEGYPMWQAPNGISGGGLAPRGEGFVEPRSYVEVDSIDETIARAQDAGASVAQGKQQITESSWWAVIVDPDGNHIGLFEGVVGG from the coding sequence ATGGCGCACGGAGACATCACGCACATCGACATCCCGGTGAGCGACATGAAAGCGGCGACCGAGTTCTACTCGAGCCTGTTCGGCTGGCAGATCGCCGAGATGCCGGGCTTCGAGGGCTACCCGATGTGGCAGGCTCCCAACGGCATCTCGGGCGGCGGCCTCGCGCCCCGCGGTGAGGGGTTCGTCGAGCCGCGGTCGTACGTCGAGGTCGACTCGATCGACGAGACGATCGCTCGCGCGCAGGACGCCGGTGCGAGCGTCGCCCAGGGCAAGCAGCAGATCACCGAGAGCAGCTGGTGGGCGGTGATCGTCGACCCCGACGGCAATCACATCGGGCTGTTCGAGGGCGTGGTCGGGGGCTGA
- a CDS encoding RbsD/FucU family protein, with the protein MLEGIDPLLTGELLLHLDRMGHSDAVVIADAHFPAWALGERVVDLPGTTTPDVVAAIRTVLPLDDVPGIDLMTSADGEVLDVQHQLMAAAGTDAGTTRFVERFAYYDVARGAYLMVRTGETRAYGNALLRKGVVGRSGV; encoded by the coding sequence ATGCTCGAAGGAATCGACCCGCTGCTCACCGGTGAACTGCTGCTGCACCTCGACCGGATGGGACACTCCGACGCGGTCGTGATCGCCGACGCGCACTTCCCGGCGTGGGCGCTGGGGGAGCGGGTCGTCGACCTGCCCGGCACCACCACGCCCGATGTCGTCGCCGCCATCCGCACGGTGCTGCCCCTCGATGATGTGCCCGGCATCGACCTCATGACCTCTGCTGATGGCGAGGTGCTCGACGTGCAGCACCAGCTCATGGCCGCAGCCGGGACGGATGCCGGCACCACGCGATTCGTGGAGCGCTTCGCGTACTACGACGTCGCCAGGGGCGCCTATCTGATGGTGCGAACCGGGGAGACCCGTGCGTACGGAAACGCACTGCTGCGCAAGGGCGTCGTCGGGCGTTCCGGAGTGTGA
- a CDS encoding ABC transporter permease has product MIPLLRQRLRRDWLQLSLWVIGAVLLAYAGYAGVTQSYSTVADRQEVLAAVAANPVILMFRGLPSGTSVGAFLAFEDLPWLAMLAALMSTFLAVRHTRGDEEAGRSELVAATPASRTLPLLATIVHGLAANVVLGLLIGLSLIGAGMDAAGSLLLGAAAAATGVSFLGVGLVAAQLMRTSRGANALTVWLLVATFLIRGMGNLAGTPSDDLSRIDSAWPVWLSPFGWAEQIRPFDENSPWPLVLGFAFGIVLAVTATVLQSARDLGASFIAERGGRASARAALASPHALVWRLAWGSLLGWVIGGVLTGFLATTLGGIAGQVAGENPAVAQILEKIARAGDLDEAMITVFFTMLGVLAACAGVQTIIRARQEEAHGTAEPVLAAAVGRVRWLADYAIVATIGVALVVAAAMVAAYVGLAANGAPADLFRVVTVTGLGQFIAASVFTALTALVFVLAPRATLGAGWTLVGVAAVLGMFGPLMGMPEWLTSISPIAVTPVVSHGDVDLRGLWWLVFAVVVAGAGALTLMRRRELASDG; this is encoded by the coding sequence ATGATCCCCCTGCTCCGCCAGCGTCTGCGCCGCGACTGGCTGCAGCTCTCGCTGTGGGTCATCGGCGCCGTGCTGCTCGCCTACGCGGGCTACGCCGGCGTCACGCAGTCGTACAGCACGGTCGCCGACCGTCAGGAGGTGCTCGCGGCGGTCGCCGCGAACCCGGTGATCCTGATGTTTCGGGGGCTGCCCTCCGGCACCTCCGTCGGCGCGTTCCTCGCATTCGAAGATCTGCCCTGGCTCGCGATGCTCGCAGCTCTCATGAGCACGTTCCTCGCTGTGCGGCACACGCGCGGCGACGAGGAGGCCGGGCGCAGCGAACTCGTCGCGGCCACACCCGCCTCGCGCACGCTGCCGCTGCTCGCCACGATCGTGCACGGACTCGCGGCCAACGTCGTGCTGGGCCTGCTCATCGGCCTGTCGCTGATCGGCGCGGGGATGGACGCCGCGGGCTCGCTGCTGCTGGGAGCTGCGGCAGCCGCCACGGGCGTCTCGTTCCTCGGCGTCGGTCTCGTCGCGGCGCAGCTCATGCGCACGTCGCGGGGTGCGAACGCGCTCACCGTCTGGCTGCTGGTGGCGACGTTCCTGATCCGGGGCATGGGCAATCTCGCCGGCACGCCGAGCGACGACCTGAGCCGCATCGACAGCGCGTGGCCGGTCTGGCTGTCGCCGTTCGGCTGGGCCGAGCAGATCCGCCCCTTCGACGAGAACTCGCCGTGGCCGCTGGTCCTCGGGTTCGCGTTCGGGATCGTGCTCGCGGTGACCGCCACCGTGCTGCAGTCGGCTCGCGACCTGGGCGCGAGCTTCATCGCCGAGCGGGGCGGCCGGGCGAGCGCACGCGCCGCGCTCGCCTCTCCGCACGCTCTCGTCTGGCGGCTGGCGTGGGGGTCCCTCCTGGGCTGGGTCATCGGCGGTGTGCTCACGGGGTTCCTCGCCACGACCCTCGGCGGCATTGCAGGGCAGGTGGCCGGGGAGAACCCTGCCGTCGCGCAGATCCTCGAGAAGATCGCCCGCGCCGGCGACCTCGACGAGGCGATGATCACGGTCTTCTTCACGATGCTCGGGGTGCTCGCGGCCTGCGCCGGCGTGCAGACGATCATCCGCGCGCGCCAGGAGGAAGCGCACGGCACCGCCGAGCCGGTGCTCGCGGCCGCGGTCGGCCGCGTTCGCTGGCTCGCGGACTACGCGATCGTCGCGACGATCGGGGTAGCTCTGGTCGTGGCCGCGGCGATGGTCGCGGCATACGTCGGCCTGGCGGCCAACGGCGCCCCCGCCGACCTGTTCCGAGTCGTCACGGTCACCGGGCTCGGGCAGTTCATCGCGGCATCCGTCTTCACCGCCCTCACCGCACTCGTGTTCGTCCTCGCGCCGCGCGCGACGCTCGGGGCGGGGTGGACGCTGGTCGGCGTGGCAGCGGTCCTGGGCATGTTCGGACCGCTCATGGGCATGCCCGAGTGGCTCACGAGCATCTCGCCGATCGCGGTGACACCCGTGGTGTCGCACGGCGACGTGGACCTGCGGGGACTCTGGTGGCTCGTGTTCGCCGTCGTGGTCGCCGGTGCCGGAGCGCTCACGCTCATGCGCCGTCGGGAACTCGCGTCAGACGGCTAA
- a CDS encoding aldo/keto reductase: protein MSSSDRGVPRLGYGAANLGNLFRPLTDDEAWEVLDAAWDAGIRHYDTAPHYGLGLSERRLGAFLATKPREEYFLSTKVGRLLRPNPDHERGGLDTANDFHVLDDLQRVWDFSAGGIRSSLDESRERLGIDRIDLLYLHDPERHNLDLDLALAEALPALEQLRADGEVGRIGIGSMVSDALATAVRAADLDLIMVAGRYTLLEQPAAADVLPACRENGTGIVAASVFNSGLLAQSTPHRDGRYEYGQLPQELWERLVRIAAICADHDVPLPAAALQFPLQSDLVHSVVVGGSRPAQLRQNAEYAALDIPAALWQALAAEGFIS, encoded by the coding sequence ATGTCTTCGTCTGATCGCGGCGTGCCCCGCCTCGGTTACGGCGCGGCCAACCTCGGCAACCTCTTCCGTCCGCTCACGGATGACGAGGCCTGGGAGGTGCTCGATGCGGCGTGGGATGCCGGCATCCGCCACTACGACACGGCACCGCACTATGGCCTCGGCCTGTCCGAGCGCCGGCTGGGCGCGTTCCTCGCGACCAAGCCGCGGGAGGAGTACTTCCTCTCCACGAAGGTCGGCCGCCTCCTGCGTCCGAACCCCGACCATGAGCGGGGAGGGCTCGACACCGCGAACGACTTCCACGTGCTCGACGACCTGCAGCGGGTCTGGGACTTCTCAGCAGGCGGCATCCGCTCGTCCCTCGACGAGTCGCGCGAGCGGCTCGGCATCGACCGGATCGACCTGCTGTACCTGCACGATCCCGAACGCCACAACCTCGACCTCGACCTCGCGCTCGCCGAGGCGCTGCCCGCTCTCGAGCAGCTGCGCGCGGACGGGGAGGTCGGTCGGATCGGCATCGGATCGATGGTGTCGGATGCTCTCGCCACCGCCGTCCGGGCGGCCGACCTCGACCTCATCATGGTCGCCGGACGTTACACGCTGCTCGAGCAGCCTGCCGCAGCCGACGTTCTGCCGGCCTGCCGCGAGAACGGCACGGGGATCGTCGCCGCGTCTGTGTTCAACTCGGGGCTTCTCGCCCAGAGCACCCCGCACCGCGACGGCCGGTACGAGTACGGGCAGCTCCCGCAGGAGCTGTGGGAGCGCCTCGTCCGGATCGCCGCGATCTGCGCCGATCACGACGTGCCGCTGCCTGCCGCGGCGCTGCAGTTCCCGCTGCAGTCCGACCTGGTGCACTCGGTGGTCGTCGGCGGCAGCCGCCCCGCGCAGCTGAGACAGAACGCGGAGTACGCCGCCCTCGACATCCCGGCAGCCCTCTGGCAGGCCCTCGCCGCCGAGGGCTTCATCTCCTGA